The Lysinibacillus pakistanensis genome includes a window with the following:
- a CDS encoding cysteine hydrolase family protein, with product MRKALLILDIQNDYMSDQARLPIAKQQMESTIKSINNLIQKAKEQEAPIVYIRNEFKRTQISNLFRKFTAIKGTKGAEFDKRLVMVEGKYFSKNKADAFSNPDLATFLSQQNINELIVTGVFVEGCVSATVYGALTRNFKVIVVNDAVGGASDKSKAAALMKLAKKEVLICTSHQILEGEEIENGTFTAFN from the coding sequence AACGATTACATGAGTGATCAAGCTAGACTGCCTATAGCAAAGCAGCAAATGGAATCTACCATAAAAAGTATCAATAATCTCATCCAAAAAGCAAAAGAGCAAGAGGCTCCAATTGTCTATATTAGAAATGAATTTAAACGAACACAAATCTCGAACCTTTTCCGAAAATTCACTGCTATAAAAGGAACGAAAGGGGCTGAATTTGATAAACGATTAGTCATGGTGGAAGGAAAATATTTTTCAAAAAATAAAGCGGATGCATTTAGTAATCCAGATTTAGCAACTTTTCTCTCCCAGCAAAATATTAATGAATTAATCGTCACGGGTGTGTTTGTTGAAGGCTGTGTGAGTGCAACGGTTTATGGAGCTTTAACAAGGAATTTTAAAGTGATAGTTGTTAATGATGCAGTTGGGGGAGCAAGCGATAAAAGCAAAGCAGCAGCCTTAATGAAGTTAGCAAAAAAAGAGGTCTTAATCTGCACATCACATCAAATTTTAGAAGGAGAGGAGATTGAAAATGGCACTTTTACAGCGTTTAATTGA
- a CDS encoding class I SAM-dependent methyltransferase produces MALLQRLIEQAKKPNGFVGSVMLRIMNVAHSGMNTWLIKHGDVYDGDIVLDIGCGGGKTLQTLSKMNPAGKIYGIDFSEQAVKDSIKTNKMDVANGKVIVKQASVSNIPYTDQFFDTITAFQTHYFWPDLANDVKEVFRVLKHGGKFIIMSELYKIHYHMKAYKTTSEIEQLFESVGFQKIQIIQNARKGCLCIIGMK; encoded by the coding sequence ATGGCACTTTTACAGCGTTTAATTGAACAAGCTAAGAAGCCAAACGGATTTGTAGGGTCAGTAATGTTACGCATTATGAATGTTGCACATAGTGGTATGAATACATGGCTTATTAAGCATGGTGATGTATATGATGGTGATATTGTATTAGATATTGGCTGTGGTGGTGGAAAAACACTTCAAACTTTATCGAAGATGAATCCAGCTGGTAAAATCTACGGTATAGATTTTTCTGAGCAGGCTGTCAAGGATTCCATAAAAACAAATAAAATGGATGTGGCAAATGGTAAGGTCATTGTCAAGCAAGCGAGTGTTTCAAACATTCCGTACACAGATCAGTTTTTCGATACAATTACAGCCTTCCAAACACATTATTTTTGGCCAGATCTAGCAAATGACGTGAAAGAAGTATTTAGAGTATTGAAGCATGGTGGAAAATTTATTATTATGTCAGAGCTCTATAAAATTCATTATCATATGAAAGCCTATAAAACAACATCAGAAATTGAGCAGCTATTCGAAAGTGTAGGGTTTCAAAAGATTCAAATTATCCAAAATGCGCGCAAAGGATGTCTTTGTATAATAGGCATGAAATGA
- a CDS encoding DNA-3-methyladenine glycosylase I gives MKRCEWVKLEEPLYVDYHDKEWGVPVYDDQHLFEMLCLEGAQAGLSWWTILQKREGYRAAFDQFDASKIILYTEEKLEELRQDTRIVRNKLKIASVVSNAQAFLKIQEKYGSFSHYIWGFVNHQQIVNKWSSIAEVPVTTTISDRMSKQLKKDGFKFVGSTICYSYMQAIGMVNDHVTDCFCRTEVSDDEH, from the coding sequence ATGAAAAGATGTGAATGGGTAAAGTTAGAGGAGCCTCTATACGTAGACTATCATGATAAGGAATGGGGTGTTCCCGTCTATGATGACCAGCATTTATTCGAGATGCTATGCCTAGAGGGGGCACAGGCAGGGCTTAGCTGGTGGACTATTCTGCAAAAAAGGGAGGGGTATCGAGCTGCTTTTGATCAGTTCGATGCTTCAAAAATTATTCTCTATACCGAGGAAAAGCTAGAGGAGCTTCGACAGGATACTCGTATTGTTCGTAATAAGCTAAAAATTGCAAGTGTCGTTTCAAATGCACAAGCCTTTTTAAAAATACAGGAAAAATACGGCTCATTTTCTCATTATATTTGGGGCTTTGTAAACCACCAACAGATTGTAAATAAGTGGTCGTCCATCGCTGAAGTACCTGTCACGACAACGATTAGCGATCGAATGAGTAAGCAATTGAAAAAAGATGGCTTTAAGTTTGTTGGTAGTACAATTTGTTACTCCTATATGCAGGCAATAGGGATGGTCAATGATCATGTAACAGATTGTTTTTGTCGAACTGAGGTGTCTGATGATGAACATTAA
- a CDS encoding DUF1963 domain-containing protein yields MNINDIKAQLVRQATIFTTGGIRPTHGLLESWIGFVGWSLPEEQRPKEFQPLATLFIKEQPFVPESLQSIELLTVFIHEEIFQHLIEDDLSRFFDIRAYTSLEGLVQRNWQHDHIRAFPLTPKLIVNDYPAWDGGGIPCDVEDEILRLENDEELDYFDDIVEEIYAVHKIGGYPAFCQSGHDFGEDYPFVLQIASDEKAYFNIVDNGNFYFFFNPILKEWRVHCDFY; encoded by the coding sequence ATGAACATTAATGATATTAAGGCACAGCTAGTAAGACAGGCTACAATCTTTACAACAGGAGGTATTCGCCCTACTCATGGTCTTCTTGAAAGCTGGATAGGCTTTGTAGGCTGGTCATTACCTGAGGAACAGAGACCCAAAGAGTTTCAGCCACTTGCCACACTGTTTATAAAGGAGCAACCCTTTGTTCCAGAATCACTTCAATCAATAGAGCTATTGACTGTATTTATCCACGAGGAAATTTTCCAACATTTAATAGAGGATGATCTTAGTCGATTTTTTGATATTAGAGCCTATACATCATTAGAGGGTTTGGTTCAGCGAAATTGGCAGCATGACCATATTCGCGCATTTCCTCTAACGCCTAAGCTAATAGTTAATGATTATCCAGCATGGGATGGGGGAGGTATCCCTTGTGATGTGGAGGATGAAATTTTAAGGCTCGAAAACGATGAAGAGCTAGATTACTTTGATGATATTGTGGAGGAAATTTACGCTGTTCATAAGATAGGTGGCTACCCAGCATTTTGCCAAAGTGGTCATGATTTTGGTGAGGACTATCCATTTGTCCTTCAAATTGCCTCAGACGAAAAGGCATATTTCAATATTGTGGATAATGGGAATTTCTATTTCTTTTTTAACCCCATCTTAAAAGAATGGCGCGTTCATTGTGATTTTTATTAA
- a CDS encoding NAD(P)-dependent oxidoreductase, whose protein sequence is MRILVLGATGRVGSHVVSLALRDNHHVTAVVRTPHKLNICHDNLHIIKGDVTDKHNIEAAMKNIDIVISALSTDGTTTLTKSIPAILDAMTKKNVKRIITVGTAGILQSRLDPGLLRYQSSESRRTTTFSAQEHHQVFELLKQSKMDWTIVCPTYLPDGVYTGHYRIERGFLPKGGTEISVADTAEFTYQQVQNTDYLKARVGIAY, encoded by the coding sequence TTGAGAATTTTAGTGTTAGGGGCAACAGGACGCGTAGGAAGTCATGTAGTTTCACTTGCTTTGCGGGATAATCATCATGTGACTGCTGTAGTTCGAACACCTCATAAGCTAAACATTTGTCATGACAATTTACATATTATTAAAGGGGATGTCACTGACAAACATAATATCGAAGCGGCTATGAAAAATATAGATATTGTCATCAGCGCATTAAGCACAGATGGAACAACTACTTTAACGAAAAGTATACCTGCAATTCTTGACGCCATGACAAAGAAAAATGTTAAACGAATTATAACAGTTGGAACTGCTGGCATTTTACAAAGTCGTTTAGATCCAGGTCTATTGCGCTACCAGTCAAGTGAATCAAGAAGAACAACTACTTTCTCCGCTCAGGAGCATCATCAGGTCTTTGAGTTATTGAAACAATCAAAGATGGACTGGACCATTGTTTGCCCTACTTATTTACCAGATGGAGTGTATACTGGTCATTACCGTATCGAACGAGGCTTTTTACCTAAGGGTGGCACCGAGATATCGGTAGCAGATACGGCAGAATTTACATACCAACAAGTCCAAAATACCGATTATTTGAAAGCTCGAGTTGGAATTGCGTATTAA
- the csaA gene encoding chaperone CsaA: MATIEDFVNLDIRIGTVIQAEELPKARVPAIKMSIDFGDALGIKQSSAQITKRYTPEGIIGKQVVAIVNFPPRRVAGFKSEVLVIGGVPVEGDVILLAPDQPVPNGTKIS; this comes from the coding sequence ATGGCAACTATAGAGGATTTTGTTAATCTTGATATTCGGATTGGTACTGTTATCCAAGCAGAAGAACTTCCAAAAGCTAGGGTTCCTGCAATTAAAATGAGCATTGATTTTGGTGATGCTTTAGGAATCAAGCAATCATCTGCACAAATTACTAAACGCTATACACCAGAAGGGATTATAGGGAAGCAAGTCGTAGCTATTGTCAATTTCCCTCCTCGGCGTGTGGCAGGCTTTAAATCTGAAGTTTTAGTAATCGGTGGCGTGCCTGTAGAAGGAGATGTTATTCTCCTGGCACCAGATCAGCCTGTGCCAAATGGAACTAAAATAAGCTAA
- a CDS encoding polysaccharide deacetylase family protein yields MRKNYLLLSLCIFALFVFVINDKSFADKGRRYYEEAGQILWDIKTDEKVIALTFDDGPHKKYTPEILNVLSKYDAKATFFIVGENAEKNPELALRIHDENHELAIHTYTHPFKTNVSNLIKEIKQTHATIYGITGYSPVLFRPVEGQYTDAMIDAIHKEGYKVVMWSWHLDTFDWKSPGEKKIINTVLKGAKPGSVVLFHDGGGNREQTVRALKKVLPELEKQGYKFVTITELLEIQMLNKKKENKQS; encoded by the coding sequence TTGAGGAAAAATTATCTTTTACTATCATTATGTATTTTTGCACTATTCGTATTCGTAATAAATGATAAATCTTTTGCAGACAAAGGAAGAAGATATTACGAAGAAGCAGGACAAATTTTGTGGGATATAAAAACGGATGAAAAAGTAATTGCCCTAACCTTTGACGATGGTCCTCATAAAAAGTATACACCTGAAATATTAAATGTATTATCAAAATACGATGCTAAAGCCACATTTTTCATTGTGGGAGAAAATGCAGAAAAAAATCCAGAGCTAGCTTTACGTATACACGATGAAAATCATGAACTTGCCATTCATACCTATACACATCCTTTTAAAACAAATGTTTCTAATTTAATAAAAGAAATAAAGCAAACTCATGCAACTATCTATGGGATTACAGGGTACTCTCCTGTTTTATTTAGGCCAGTTGAGGGACAATACACAGATGCTATGATTGACGCTATCCACAAAGAAGGCTATAAAGTGGTGATGTGGTCATGGCATTTAGATACATTTGATTGGAAAAGCCCTGGAGAAAAAAAGATTATCAATACTGTTTTAAAAGGAGCAAAGCCGGGAAGTGTTGTGTTATTTCATGATGGTGGGGGAAATCGAGAACAAACCGTAAGAGCGTTAAAAAAGGTTTTACCTGAGCTTGAAAAACAAGGCTATAAATTTGTCACGATTACAGAGCTTCTTGAGATACAAATGTTAAATAAAAAGAAGGAAAATAAACAAAGCTAA
- a CDS encoding DUF5316 domain-containing protein, whose translation MKYLFIGTILSIIGVSISMLLWGMERAYFISGIIGCVLIVIAMIMSGSMVSGDRMRANLATETMEHRDERNKFTANSFLMAIPNILITIILYYFVK comes from the coding sequence ATGAAATATTTATTCATTGGCACAATTTTATCCATCATAGGTGTCTCGATATCGATGCTTCTATGGGGTATGGAAAGAGCCTATTTCATTTCAGGAATCATTGGCTGTGTCTTAATTGTAATAGCAATGATTATGTCAGGCTCAATGGTGAGTGGCGATCGTATGCGTGCAAACTTAGCTACTGAAACAATGGAGCATAGGGATGAGAGAAATAAATTTACTGCTAATTCATTTCTAATGGCTATCCCCAATATACTGATTACTATTATATTATACTATTTTGTGAAATAA
- a CDS encoding response regulator transcription factor gives MPTILVADDDANIRELVCLFLRKEGFTTIEAKDGKEALTIYHATHIDLVVLDIMMPTMDGWTLCKELRRVNTELPLLMLTARGETWEKVKGFELGTDDYLTKPFDPLELTVRIKALLKRYKIGSTQTIRLGTITLNRQTYKVMRGAESISLPLKEFELLYKLAETPGQVYTREQLIDQVWGLDFAGDNRTIDVHIKRLRERFATSTEFQIETVRGLGYRLEVTG, from the coding sequence ATGCCTACTATACTTGTTGCTGACGATGATGCGAACATTCGCGAACTCGTCTGCCTATTTTTGCGCAAGGAAGGATTCACAACAATCGAAGCAAAGGATGGTAAAGAGGCTTTGACCATTTATCACGCAACGCATATTGATCTTGTAGTGCTTGATATTATGATGCCAACAATGGATGGTTGGACTTTATGTAAGGAGCTACGCAGAGTAAATACTGAACTCCCGTTACTTATGCTGACTGCAAGAGGTGAAACATGGGAGAAGGTGAAAGGTTTCGAACTCGGAACGGATGATTATTTGACAAAGCCATTTGATCCGTTAGAGTTAACGGTACGTATAAAAGCATTACTAAAACGCTACAAAATTGGCTCCACACAGACTATTAGGCTTGGTACTATTACACTTAATCGTCAAACGTATAAGGTTATGAGAGGAGCCGAGTCTATTTCGCTGCCGCTCAAAGAGTTTGAATTGCTATACAAGCTTGCTGAAACACCAGGGCAGGTCTATACACGGGAGCAGCTGATAGATCAGGTTTGGGGGCTTGATTTTGCAGGAGATAATCGAACAATCGATGTACATATAAAGCGCCTACGGGAGAGATTCGCAACTTCAACAGAATTTCAAATAGAGACGGTACGTGGACTTGGCTATCGGCTCGAGGTTACTGGATGA
- a CDS encoding sensor histidine kinase produces the protein MIRSLYTRVVVTFLVAVIGGTIISFFVATWIFKDKLNENLQIPLLNFGQDIALIFDTLPYHEAETFVSEMNQLKSYHIRIYEKTGQFQSFGESNGDKFADVTNEQVRKVLSGEIVQVESSGVSSILLGMPLTTEMGTKAMFVEPISLPSTSFAIKLILNFSTYALVLGSLVFLVAAMFFVKPIKKLTKATRHIAEGDFNVELNIKQTGELGTLARSFEEMAHDLQQLEQMRRDFVSNVSHEVQSPLTSISGYALALKQVDLSEDEKSRYLDIIIAEANRMSKMSDSLLKLSLLESKAQPLQLSTFSLDEQIRRVIIAIQPQWSARNILFNVNLQAVRLMADYDQLNQVWTNILTNSIKFSSDGDMIDVSIEQEANHVIVRVADMGIGISLEDQKRIFERFFKADRSHSRKYEGSGMGLAIVKQIVSLHHGDIQVQSQLGQGTTFIVTLPIIAPTA, from the coding sequence ATGATTCGATCTTTATATACACGTGTCGTAGTAACATTCTTAGTTGCCGTAATAGGAGGTACAATTATTTCCTTTTTCGTGGCAACTTGGATATTTAAAGATAAATTGAACGAAAACTTGCAAATTCCCTTACTGAACTTTGGACAGGACATCGCACTGATTTTTGATACATTACCGTATCATGAAGCGGAGACATTCGTAAGCGAAATGAATCAGCTCAAATCCTATCATATACGCATTTATGAAAAAACGGGACAGTTTCAAAGTTTCGGAGAGTCGAACGGCGATAAATTTGCAGATGTGACAAATGAACAGGTCAGAAAAGTATTGTCTGGAGAGATTGTTCAAGTGGAGTCAAGTGGTGTTTCATCTATTCTCTTAGGAATGCCTTTAACAACTGAAATGGGTACTAAAGCAATGTTTGTAGAACCAATCTCCTTACCTTCTACCTCGTTTGCAATAAAATTGATATTGAATTTTTCAACATATGCCCTTGTATTAGGAAGCCTGGTGTTTTTAGTAGCGGCGATGTTTTTTGTAAAGCCAATCAAAAAATTAACAAAAGCTACTAGGCATATAGCAGAAGGAGATTTCAATGTCGAGCTGAATATTAAGCAAACGGGTGAGTTAGGTACCTTGGCTCGGAGCTTTGAAGAAATGGCCCACGATTTACAGCAGCTTGAGCAGATGCGAAGAGATTTCGTATCCAATGTCTCTCATGAAGTACAGTCGCCACTTACTTCAATCTCGGGCTATGCTTTAGCATTGAAGCAAGTCGACCTTTCTGAAGACGAGAAAAGTCGTTATCTCGATATTATCATTGCTGAAGCGAATCGAATGTCCAAGATGAGTGATAGCCTGCTAAAGCTGAGCTTGCTTGAATCGAAGGCCCAGCCATTACAGCTTTCTACATTTAGCCTTGATGAACAAATTAGACGAGTTATCATCGCCATTCAGCCGCAATGGTCTGCTCGCAACATCCTTTTTAATGTCAATTTACAGGCTGTTCGCCTAATGGCAGATTATGATCAATTAAATCAAGTATGGACAAATATTCTTACCAATAGCATCAAATTTTCAAGTGACGGTGACATGATTGATGTTAGCATAGAACAAGAGGCCAATCACGTAATAGTGCGAGTAGCTGATATGGGCATTGGAATTTCTTTAGAAGATCAAAAGCGTATATTCGAACGGTTTTTTAAGGCTGATCGCTCCCATAGCCGTAAGTATGAGGGTAGTGGTATGGGATTGGCTATTGTGAAACAGATTGTATCACTTCATCATGGAGACATCCAAGTGCAAAGCCAACTCGGGCAAGGCACGACTTTCATTGTCACATTACCTATCATAGCACCAACAGCTTAA
- a CDS encoding alpha/beta hydrolase has product MNKVLKITLKSIGIIAVVIVLVLAIVFIVNIVCNKIEQGKIESYGQLVSVNGQNMNVTIQGNGEETVVLLPGFGTAAPALDFKPLVEELAPYYKVVIIEPFGYGLSDVTDTERSTDNIVSEIHEALQQLNIDQYILMGHSIAGIYGLDYVNKYPNEVSAFVGIDSSVPTQGGMDTKFPIKTFQFLKKSGIGRLMLKLENEDPYAGLPYDAETKEQMRMITLKNFYNTSISNEMKNFNRNFTAAENLTFPKELPLLLFVTEDEIVENWLTLHEEQVKHSVHGKVMTLEGEHYLHHTRSKEIVENLRTFMEEEQ; this is encoded by the coding sequence ATGAATAAAGTATTAAAAATTACACTTAAATCAATTGGCATAATTGCTGTAGTAATTGTCCTTGTACTAGCAATTGTTTTTATCGTAAACATTGTTTGCAACAAAATAGAACAAGGAAAAATAGAATCCTATGGTCAGCTTGTATCAGTAAATGGACAAAATATGAATGTCACAATTCAAGGAAATGGTGAGGAAACCGTGGTGCTACTACCAGGATTTGGAACAGCAGCTCCAGCACTGGATTTTAAGCCGCTTGTGGAAGAGCTAGCTCCATATTATAAGGTTGTCATAATTGAACCTTTTGGATATGGATTAAGTGATGTCACAGATACAGAACGAAGCACGGACAATATCGTAAGCGAAATTCATGAAGCCTTGCAACAATTGAATATTGACCAATATATTCTTATGGGTCATTCCATTGCAGGTATTTACGGATTAGATTATGTAAATAAATATCCAAACGAGGTCAGTGCATTTGTAGGTATTGACAGCAGTGTACCAACACAGGGTGGTATGGATACGAAGTTTCCTATAAAAACATTTCAATTTCTTAAAAAATCAGGTATAGGTAGATTGATGTTAAAACTAGAGAATGAAGATCCATATGCAGGATTACCCTATGATGCCGAGACAAAAGAGCAAATGAGGATGATTACCCTTAAAAACTTTTATAATACGAGCATTTCCAATGAAATGAAAAACTTTAATAGAAACTTTACTGCAGCAGAAAATCTAACATTCCCTAAAGAGCTACCGCTTCTTTTATTTGTAACAGAAGATGAAATTGTTGAAAATTGGTTAACTCTACATGAAGAGCAAGTCAAACATTCAGTACATGGAAAAGTGATGACACTTGAGGGAGAACACTATTTACACCATACAAGATCTAAAGAAATAGTTGAAAATCTTAGAACGTTTATGGAAGAAGAACAATAA
- a CDS encoding asparagine synthase, producing MNNIREGLIPTILGSAVTATGYALKQKSGSNKMIANTVFGFGLAHIVLGAIDLIEHRR from the coding sequence ATGAATAACATTCGTGAAGGATTAATCCCAACAATTTTAGGGTCTGCTGTTACTGCTACTGGTTATGCATTAAAGCAAAAAAGTGGTTCTAACAAAATGATTGCCAATACTGTATTCGGTTTCGGTTTAGCGCATATTGTATTAGGTGCAATAGACCTTATTGAACATCGTCGTTAA
- a CDS encoding DinB family protein: MIGAKTILLDQLLANANDRSWYISFDEVVDGLTEEEAFWKPDDSSHSIAEIVQHLIYWNETWQLRYKENHVKASSQINNNADTFHVRDEDTFFELKEKLLKILLQWQGLIEEEQLLSIVNRYPVKAEWWAIISNTATHNAYHIGQLAYIRKMEK; this comes from the coding sequence ATGATTGGTGCTAAGACCATATTGTTAGATCAACTTCTAGCTAATGCTAATGATCGTAGTTGGTATATCTCATTCGATGAAGTAGTTGATGGCTTAACGGAAGAAGAAGCTTTTTGGAAACCTGATGATTCAAGTCATAGTATTGCTGAAATTGTCCAACATCTAATTTATTGGAATGAAACTTGGCAATTACGGTATAAAGAAAATCATGTTAAAGCCAGTTCACAAATCAATAACAATGCTGATACTTTTCATGTTAGAGATGAGGATACTTTCTTTGAATTAAAGGAAAAGCTGTTAAAAATACTACTTCAATGGCAAGGGCTCATTGAGGAAGAACAACTTTTATCGATTGTAAATAGATATCCTGTGAAGGCTGAATGGTGGGCAATCATTTCTAATACTGCAACTCATAATGCTTACCATATTGGACAACTAGCATATATTCGTAAAATGGAGAAATAG
- a CDS encoding cold shock domain-containing protein — protein sequence MRGTIEYFNHEKAYGFILGENMENYFFHISNFNEYMKKEDIITRTEVEFEQIETSKGLNAKSIILLRDFKSLHLEKKLTKGKKSDLNYKGNEEEVKISKKFEEFLGITFSREEKFKKTTYYFNFIQPSQMYRESFNMFNEVLMLFSPFNMYDERAMDYVDKLFMDYKNRLDPVVIILISKDPNIKEIIKTNNASNKDTRIVVPFSYNEILNSNFDEKIYQGRLREFFYQRDLFAMESPLKSDNYFYGRTNLVHNFFDKYSIGEQTGLFGLRKTGKTSVLYAIERLVNTRKGMSIFIDCQDTAVFQLRWYELLEYIAKLIDEKYAINLLGSDEEYYNEKNASRKFTRYLKDVYKIFNKRILIIFDEIEHITFDLSRNSYWSSGEDYLSFWQTLRSIIQSEPELCSYILAGVNPKIIEQVSVNDFDNPIFNNISVRYLNLFSLEDTKSMVHEIGSYMGLLFEEKVFYKLHENYGGHPFLIRNVCSMLNTHFKERPYTISSRDYDDLKDEIDAKLISYIRSILFVLEKWYQIEFEILKDIALDNTENYQEKIKGNELSIIHLIGYGVITQSAMKKYYIEIDAIKNYMKSNYYNDYIPREQEEYQEIISSRRNRVEKELKMLVKQILTFKYGRNKINDIIEKHNRGTSIETILSRRTSGDIFDGLYFSELKNVVIGEFNLFKNNLSIEKDLFIAAANNINKFRFVDAHAGTISKEEYNKLHLYFSELETALELNELNRI from the coding sequence GTGAGAGGTACTATTGAGTATTTTAATCATGAAAAGGCATATGGATTTATTCTAGGGGAAAATATGGAGAATTATTTTTTTCATATCAGTAATTTTAATGAGTATATGAAGAAAGAAGATATAATAACAAGGACAGAAGTGGAATTTGAACAAATTGAAACTTCTAAGGGCTTAAATGCAAAATCAATAATACTACTCAGGGATTTTAAAAGTTTACATTTGGAGAAAAAATTAACAAAAGGAAAGAAATCAGATTTAAATTATAAAGGAAATGAAGAAGAAGTAAAAATTTCGAAAAAATTCGAAGAATTTTTAGGTATTACATTTTCTAGAGAAGAGAAATTTAAAAAAACTACATATTATTTTAATTTTATCCAGCCTTCTCAGATGTATAGAGAAAGCTTTAATATGTTCAATGAAGTATTAATGCTTTTCTCACCATTTAATATGTATGACGAACGAGCGATGGACTATGTAGATAAATTATTTATGGATTATAAAAATCGATTAGATCCAGTAGTAATTATTTTAATTAGCAAAGATCCGAATATTAAAGAAATTATAAAGACTAATAATGCTTCAAATAAGGATACTAGAATTGTTGTTCCATTTTCTTATAATGAAATTTTAAATTCAAATTTTGATGAAAAAATATATCAAGGTAGACTCAGAGAATTTTTTTATCAAAGAGACTTGTTTGCAATGGAATCACCATTAAAATCTGATAATTATTTTTATGGAAGAACAAACTTGGTACACAATTTTTTTGATAAATATAGTATTGGTGAACAAACTGGCTTATTTGGATTAAGAAAGACTGGAAAAACATCAGTACTTTATGCAATTGAGCGATTAGTCAATACTAGAAAAGGTATGAGTATTTTTATTGATTGCCAAGATACAGCAGTGTTTCAATTGAGGTGGTATGAGTTACTAGAATACATAGCTAAATTGATTGATGAAAAATATGCAATTAATTTACTTGGTTCAGATGAAGAATATTATAACGAAAAAAATGCCTCACGGAAATTTACTAGATATTTGAAAGATGTCTATAAAATATTTAATAAAAGGATTTTAATCATTTTTGACGAAATTGAACATATTACTTTTGATTTGTCAAGAAATAGTTATTGGAGTTCAGGGGAAGACTATTTATCATTTTGGCAAACATTAAGATCAATAATTCAATCTGAACCGGAACTTTGTTCATACATACTAGCCGGAGTTAATCCTAAAATTATAGAACAGGTATCAGTAAATGATTTTGATAATCCGATTTTTAACAATATTAGTGTGAGATATCTAAATTTATTTAGTTTAGAAGATACAAAAAGTATGGTTCATGAAATTGGAAGTTATATGGGCTTGTTATTTGAAGAAAAGGTATTTTACAAATTACATGAAAACTACGGGGGCCATCCTTTTCTGATAAGAAATGTCTGCAGTATGTTGAATACGCACTTTAAAGAAAGACCATATACTATTAGTAGTAGAGACTATGATGATTTAAAAGACGAAATAGATGCAAAACTAATCTCCTATATCCGTTCAATTTTATTTGTATTAGAAAAGTGGTATCAAATTGAGTTTGAAATCCTAAAAGATATTGCCTTAGATAATACTGAAAATTATCAGGAAAAAATTAAAGGAAATGAATTGAGTATTATTCATTTAATTGGATATGGTGTAATTACTCAGAGCGCTATGAAAAAATATTATATTGAAATCGATGCAATAAAAAACTATATGAAATCAAATTATTACAATGATTACATTCCAAGAGAACAAGAAGAATATCAAGAAATAATATCAAGTAGAAGAAATAGAGTTGAAAAAGAACTTAAAATGTTGGTGAAACAGATATTAACGTTTAAGTATGGTAGGAATAAAATAAATGACATTATAGAAAAACATAATAGGGGAACTAGTATTGAAACTATTCTTTCTAGAAGAACAAGTGGTGATATATTTGATGGTCTGTATTTTTCTGAACTTAAAAATGTTGTAATTGGTGAATTTAATTTATTTAAGAATAATTTGAGTATTGAGAAGGATTTATTTATCGCAGCAGCTAATAATATTAACAAATTTAGATTTGTTGATGCTCATGCTGGAACCATTTCTAAAGAAGAGTATAATAAATTACATTTATATTTTTCTGAGTTAGAGACAGCGCTAGAATTAAATGAATTAAACCGCATTTAG